The DNA sequence AAAAAAGTGAGAGGAAGATTTGCTCCTTTGGGTCCAGCTGCGTACTTATTGAGTGAAAGGAGTTGATGATATGTCAGTACTTAAACCCAAAAACCAATCACTGGAGCTGATTTTTCTCAAAACAGTCAGCGACACCGGAAAGCAGGCTCTTGAAACCCGTCGGTTCAAGAACCTGAAGGGGGATGCCGCCCCGGATGCCATTATGTCGGTGGCCAAGGCCATCGCGGGGATTTCCCTGGGCAGTTTTTCTCAGTATCAGGTCACTGTTTCATCCGAACTGGCGGAAGCCTAGGAGGTAGCCAATGAACACTCTTGTCTGCAAATTTAAGAACAAAGCGGGGAAAGCAGTCAGTCTGCGGGTTCCCAATGTGAAGGACGGCCTCACGGCGGAAGAAGTCAACGGTCTGATGGCTCTCATCATTTCCTCCAATATCTTCTTTGTGGGGGATCAGGAACTGGCTTCGGCTGTGTCCAATGAGTTCAATACTTCTACAGTGCTGGGCTAACCGGCATCCGTCCTGTTAAGAACCGCATCAGGCAACAGGAGCTGCCAGAATCGAAAGGTTTTGGTTGCTCTGCCTGGCAAAATGTATGATATCCCAGATCCAATTAAAAAAGAGGAGTTGATGTTATGTCTATTTTAAAACCGAAAAACCAGTCTCTGGAACTTATTTTCCTCAAATCCGTGAGTGAAACCGGCAAGCAGGTTCTCGAAACCCGCCGGTTCAAGAACCTGAAGGGAGAAGCCACCCCTGATGCCATCCTGACCGTGGCCAAGGCCATTGCCGCCATCTCGCTGGGCAGCTTCACCCAGTATCAGGTCACTGTTTCATCTGAACTGGCACAAGCCTAGGAGGTAACCCATGAATACACTTGTCTGCAAATTCAAGAATAAAGCGGGAAAGTCCGTCAGCATGCGGATTCCCAATGTAAAGGCCGGCCTGACGGCCGAAGAGGTCAACGGACTGATGGATCTGATGATTTCCTCCAACATCTTCTATGTGGGGGATCAGGAGCTGGCATCGATTCAGTCCAATGAATTCAACACATCCACAGTTCTCGCATAACAAACAGGACCGGGCTTGCCCGGTCCTGTCCTATTTTTTGTGGAATTTTTTGTTTTGGGCTAGGCTTTGGGGTAAGCAGAAGCTCGGAAGGTGAGCCAGCAATTCCTCACCGGAGTTTCGGCCGTTGGAGTCTTCGCCATTGGAGGGACACATGCTGATCCGTCTTGTCACAGAGCATTACAATATGTCCTATTCGTAGTACTTTCCGGTGATCTCGCGGCAGCTGACTTGAAGGACGGCGGTTCCTTTGACCATCCCCTCCGGCAGAGGCTTGTCTGCCAGGTGAGGGGTGTACTTTTGAATGATCTTGCTCAGAATCAGACGTTTAACTTCCAGATCTGTGATCAGGGAAGCGTCACCCTGGATCAGGACGCTTTGGTACTGGGTGTTTGTGTCACAGGGATTTTCAGCCGGGTCAAGCAGTAACTTTTCCATGTTGTAAGCCGCAAAACAGACCGCGGAAGTGTTCTTGATGTTCTCGATCTTTTGCCCCAGAGGCAATCCGTGGAAATACAGCTGGTCATCAAAGAAGACAAAATGAATCGGTGTTACATAAGGAGTACCATCCGGCCGTATGGTAGCCAGGGTACCGGTCTGGACATTGTTTAAGAGGTTCTCAATTTGATCCTGGTTCAGCTGATGGGTTTTCATACGAAATTGCATGATTGTTCCTCCGCGACTTAATATTCCGGGCGTAATGGAATTTTTAAATTCATGTTGGTTTTATCATAGCATAGAACTAAGAGGGTTCTGTAAATCATTGATATTCAATGATTGCAGAACCTTCCTAGTTATTACTTTCTGTTTAACCGTAATTCTTTGGAATTCTGCGGATTGTTCTTTTACCGAAACTTTCACGGAGGAATGTCATCAAAAATTGTGGAGATCGATGATGACAATTTTGATGCTCGTGCTCGTGCTCGCAGTCAAGACTCAGCAAATATTGAATTTATCTATATTGAACCTGTAACCCTTTTCACCCCTATGGTTCCATCAGTTAAAAGTTTATGCTAAGATAGAATTATCGTATAAATCATATAAAAAATAAAAATATAATTTATTAAAACCTGAGTGTTTTTTATAGAATGTTTTGGAAATAATAAGGGGGGGCAAGATTTTTGAAAAAAAGGAATTTTTTGGTGCGTCGAATCATTCCGGCTTTATTTGGATTGGGTATTGTGGGACAACTTTTTTCGCCATCTCCATTGGAAGCGGAAAATAACAAAGCATCATTGACGAAAGCCAACCAGGTTTCTTCAATAACAACGGGTGCTGCTACTTCCACTCAAGCTCTTCAGACAAGGCTAACTGCGCCAATCGCAACAAAACTTCCATCTACCGTACCACCATCAACTACCGTACCACCATCAACCATTGCGCCTGTAACTACGACTCCATCCACGACGGCAGCCATCACAACGACTCCATCAACCAGTCCACCTGTAACCAGTGTCTCGTCTGCTCCCACTACCCCAGTTATTGCGGAAAATACCAGCAAAGACAGTGGCACCATGAAGGTTCACTTCCTCGATGTTGGACAGGGCGATGCGATTTTCATCGAGCTGCCGAATGATCAGACGATGCTGATTGACGCGGGGCCATCTTCAGCCGGAACTGAAGTTGCAAAGTATGTTCGTGGTAAGACATCTAAATTAACATATGCGGTTGCGACTCATCCACATGCTGATCATATAGGAGGAATGACTTCTGTCATTCATTCAATCGACATTGAACGGTTTATCATGCCTCGAAAACAGCATACAACCAAAACGTTTGAGGCAATGCTCGATGCACTGATTTCCAACCGGATTAAGGTAACGGAAGCCAAAGCCGGTGTTTCTCTCCTAGATACCGCAGATCTGGATATTGACATACTGGGTCCTTCAAGTTCAGTGAGTGGGACGAACCTGAATAATTACTCTGCGATTATACGAATCAAATATAAAGAAGCGGATTTTCTATTTGTTGGAGACGCAGAGACATCTGCATTATCCAAGGTAACGTCAATGGACATGGATGTTCTTAAGGTGGGTCATCACGGATCGGACACATCCTCCCCTTTGACATTTCTAAAAAGAATTGATCCTGAATATTCCGTGATTTCGGTGGGTTCTAATGGATATGGACATCCCACACGGAGTGCTTTAGGGAATTTGAATTCAGTTGGATCAAAAGTTTATCGGACAGATCAATCCGGAACTATAATTATTACGACAGACGGAAGTAAAATTGCAGTAAACAAGTCTCCGGCTAAGATTGTGGCAAGCAGTCCGGTAACAACGACACCATCAACAAAACCCAGCTCAACAAAACCACCGGAAAGTAAACCGACAACGACGAAAGACCGGATAGTCTATGGTACGAAAACCGGTTCCAAGTACCACGAAGCTGGATGCCGATACCTATCAAAAAGTAAGATAGCAATGACCCTGTCAAAGGCCAAGTCGTCAGGACTTACCCCTTGCAGTGTATGTCATTGATTATAAATTAAGAAGGAGTGACATTATGGTAGTAACAATTGATCGGTTTGAAGGGGATTATGCAGTCTGCGAAATGGAAGACATGACTTTTGCAAACCTCCCCAAAGCATTTCTTCCCGCAGGTGCGCAGGAAGGATCGAAGCTTAGTATAAATTTAGACGCAGCATCTCAGGCTGCTGATGAAGCCAGAATTGAAGGAAAGATGAATCAACTTTTCAATGATTAGAAAGGAAATCGAAAGAGCGCTTTAGGGCGCTCTTTTGGTTTTATTGGTGCACTATTAGTGCGTTTCAATTGTTCCAATTGAAACAAATAAACCCCCTGCTATGCAGGGGGAGGAAAATATAGCTTTAGCTTTAAGATAATAAACCTGTGATAAAATATTGTCAGGCTGTCAACCGAACTCTAAATTATCACAGGAGGTGTCCAAAAGTGGACAAAAATAGTTTAGCACATACCAGTTGGAACTGTAAGTATCACATTGTGTTCGCACCAAAATATCGGAGAAGAGTTATATATGGGCAACTCAAGATCGAAATCGGGCAGATATTAAGAGATTTATTGTTACTGCTATTGTTCCTTGTCCAGAAGTTGATGGTATTTCTTGTCCGGGAATTGCTGGAAAGAATGGCAAGTTGAGAGAAATTTCAACTTGCCATTTTGTTTAGCTCAGTTCCCCATTGATGACCAGTTTGACCATGTGGTCGTCAATGATTCGCTTTCCACTTTGGTAACCAAAAATCAGGGTGCTGGTACACACTTGGTTGACTAGCCTGGCGGATCCACCGGAGTATCGATAGATTGCCTCAGTAGCCTCATCTGAGAAGAGCTCATGGTCGATCCCGGCATATTCCAGGTGGCGTTTCATGTATCCCTTCACCTGTGAGTGGTCCATCAATTGCATTTTGCACTGGATGTCGATCCGTTGCCGGATCGCCGTATAGGACTGCATCTGGAGCTTCTCCCATAGCTCGACCTGGCCCACCAGTACCAGTGCCATGGGACTGACGGCATCCATCCGGAAGTTGAGGAGAAAACGTACCTCTTCAAGCATTTCTCGATCCAGCAGATGCGCCTCATCGACAACGACCACCGGACGCTTATTGTGGAGTCCTTTCATCAGCTCGATCTCTTTATGCAGCTGGCGTTTGGCATCCCCTCGATAGAATCTTGATTCGGCCCCCAGCTGATCCAGCATCCCTTTGTAGAAATTTCTCGGCGTCATTTTCGAGTCTGCCAGATAGATCAGGGTATATCTGCTGTCATCCAGTTGATCGCGGAATCGGCGAATGGTGGTCGTCTTACCAGTGCCGCACTCTCCGGTGAGTACACAGAAGAGTTGCCGTTCGGCGACATAGGATAATCTGCTCAGAGACTCCTCCAGCGTATTGGAGGGGAATAGTTCCGTCGTCGGCAGATCCCGACAGAATGGAGTTTTCTTGAAGCCATAAAACTCTTCAAACATCACTGCCACCCCCTTTTCTTATGTCTTTGAAAGAGATGGCCGTAGACTGCTGTTTGTCTTTTCGCTTCTGATTCTGCTTTTGGGCACCATCGAGTAACCGGGAAGAGGTTGGCTTGACTGGAGTCAGGAACTCCGGCAGCTGAGGCTTGGGCGCCACCCGCTCCCCAATGACCAGCTTTCTCACCACAAAGGGTTTGTCATCCTGATACTCAATGCTCAATTCCTCGGTGTTACTGGGGTCATAGACCACTTCCACGCTGCGAGCCACATAGGGTAGCCCAACTTCATACTTCGCGCCGCCAAAGCTGATGCAGCCACTCTTATCGACTTTTCTGGTCTCAGCGTGCAAAAAGGCGTTGGCGACCTTCTCCGCTGGCAGATATTTCAAGGGCCTGGGATCCAGATTATACGCCTGATGCGGGGTCGTTCCATTGAGTGCGGTATGCGGTTTGTTCTGGTAGCATTCTTCCAACCAGATCCAGAACCGCTCATTCATAACCTCGAGGGATCGTTCCGAGTTATCGAATTTATACTCATCGAGAAACCGATCGATATTCTGATTGAATTTTTCTATTTTTCCGGTGCCTTCCGGAGAGTAGGGCTTTGCGAAGATCAGCCGGATGCCAAGCTTTGCGCAGGCTCTGGACATCCACTTATTTTTAAACTGGCGGCCGTTATCGAAGTATGCCTGCTCTGGAATTCCCCACTTGAGGATGGCTTTGCGGAAGCAATCCTCAACGATGCTCTGCTCCAGGTTCGAGTAGAACTGGGCATGGAGGATCATCCGGGTAGCGTCGTCCAAAAACGCCACCAGATAGACCTGCTGCGGCTTGTTTCCAGGACCGATCGGCAGGTAACAGCCATACTTGATATCCGAATGCCACAGTTTGTTGCGGGTGCGTTTTTGAAATCGGCGGGTAGCTACCCCGCCAGCGGCATAGATGGCCATATGCTTCCCGCTGTAGCCCTTCTCCTGCAATTTCTCCTGCAGGCTGCTTCGCTTGATCGAGCCAGCTTCGGTGAGGCCTTCCCATTCCATGATTCGAATGATCTCAGCCACACTTCTGGACGGGATCTCTTTGCGCAGCCGCACGGCTTCGTCCAACACCAGCGCCGGGATGGCTCTTGAATCCTGCGATACCCTCGCCTGCGGTATCAGTCCGGAAAATCCCTTCTGCTGATAACTATTCAGATATCGCCGTAAGGTCCGCTCGGAAATCCCAGCCTCGCGGCAGATCTGCTCCTTAAGCACCCGGATCTGCCCCTTGTCCAAGTCATGGGAAAGAAGGGGCGCCAGTAGAATCGCCCGTTGCGTCGCTATTTCCTGTGCTTTTTCCTTGTCCTTCATGTCATGCCTCCATTCAATTTCGAGTGATGACATGATTTTAGAGGACTCCTCGGTGGACACCTATGCCAACTGGGTATGTGGCCATCGGTGATTGTTGACTAAAATCCGGACAACCTTTTTCAGCCAGCCCGCAGGCTCGCCTACAAAGAAGAAAATCCTCTCGAGTATGGACTGAGGCAGATCGGAAAAGTCGACCCCATAGTCCTGAGTGACTGTAGCATATGTACTGAGCAGAGCACCGACTAAAGCGTGGGCTCTGGAGTTGAACCAGGCTCGGACCCGCCGAATGGTCGAATTCTCAACGGGCACCGCTTCATGTTGACCGGTGATGATCTGCTCCAGGATCGTTGTGGTCTGCCGCTTATAGGGAGTTAAGAGATCCGGAAGTTCGTGATGGATCTTCCCGCAACCGGGGTTGGTACAGCGCAGGCGACGAAGCACCAGGATCATGACATCCCCATTCTCGTTGATCACTGATCTCCTGCGGGAGCCAATGACCTTAAGCGACTGATGACAGATGGGACATATGCTTTTCTCCATACTCCGAACAAAAAACACCCTGATCGGGATTCCATTCTAAAATGTATTTTGATATACTGATCATGCTAATAACTTAGTAAGGATCCTCCCTGATGACTCGGCGCGAACCATAGAGTCAGGGAGGATCTCTTTTTGTCCTCCACAATATTATTAGGGACATTATATCCGTCTATTTACGGACAGGCAAGGCTGGCTACTAGGGCATGCGGACAAAAACTTGGACTATAAATAATATCCAAGGAGGCCCGCATGTATTCATATGAGCAACGGTTAAAAGCAGTAGAGTTATTGATAAAGTACGACATGAGTTATGCTGCCGTTATTAGAGAATTAGGATACCCCAATAGTCGTAGCTTACGGAGGTGGTATTACGAGTATAGGGATAAGGGTAACTTAAGCAAAGAGTTTCCTATAAGGGAACAGTTCTCTCCTGATCAGAAGCAGGCAGCAGTTGACTACTATCTTCAACATGGAAAGAATTTAAGTAGAACATGTCGGATACTAGGGTATCCCCATCGCGAAACATTAGACAAATGGCTCAGGGAACTTGCTCCCGAAGAGAAAAAACTTTGTAGGGCCAGCCGGCCTGGTGTAAGATATACCCAAGATTATAAGGAGCAAGCCGTAATAGCCCTATGTAGCCGTGAAAAGACCGCTAAAGAGGTTGCGGCAGATTATGGGACAACCAGGGAGAACCTGTACAACTGGCATAATCAGCTCCTAATCAAGGAGCCGACGGTTGAAATGAAGCTTTCAAAAGCAAGGGCAAAGAAAAAGGATAAAGAAAATCTTAAGGCTAATAATGCAGAAGTAGACGAGCTGCAAAGCTCCGTATTGGCACTTACACAGGAACGTGATGATCTGAAGAAGGAGGTCCACCGCTTAAAAATAGAGCGTGATATCTATGAAAAGGCTGCTGAAATAATAAAAAAAGACGAGGGCATTAGTATTGAATCACTATCAAACCGTGAAAAGGTTATCGTTATTAATGCCCTTCGAAAAACATACAGCCTGGCTGAGCTGCTGGGTGTTATGCAGATGGCCAAGAGCAGTTACTGTTATCAAGCAGCGGCAATCCGCTATGACAAGTATCAAGAGGTCCGTGTTCAGGTAAGAGAGAGTTTTGAGGCATCTGGGCACTCCTATGGGTACCGGCGAATCCACGCAGAGTTAAGAGCCTGGGGCGTGGTTCTTTCCGAGAAGGTAGTTCGGCGCATCATGAAAGAAGAAAAGCTCATCGTTCCAATTGTTCGGCACTCAAAGTACAACTCTTACAAGGGCGAAATAACCCCAGCTGTAGATAATGTCATTAATCGCGACTTCCATTCGGAGAAACCAAATGAAAAATGGCTAACTGATATTACTGAGTTTGGTATTCCAGCCGGAAAGGTCTATCTATCTCCAATCATTGACTGCTATGATGGCATGCCTGTTACCTGGACCATAGGAACATCGCCCAATGCTGACCTCGTAAATACCATGTTAGATGACGCCATAGAAACATTGCAGGATGATGAAAAGCCCATTGTTCACAGTGACAGAGGCTCACACTATCGCTGGCAAGGCTGGATCGAGCGAATGGAACAGCATGGACTTATAAGATCTATGTCAAAAAAAGGATGCTCCCCCGATAATTCTGCTTGCGAAGGCTTCTTCGGTCGTCTTAAGAATGAAATGTTCTATGGTCGATCATGGAAAAATGTATCGATTGAGCAGTTCATCCATGAGGTTAACAAATATCTTTGCTGGTATAAAGACAAACGAATTAAGCTATCTCTCGGTGGTTTGAGCCCAATACAATATCGAAAAAGCTTAGGGTTAAGTGTTCCCCGAATATCGGTGGACGAATGCTAATATGGTCCAAAAAAATATCCGCACCCCCCTATAGGACGATTGGTTCCGGCATAAACAATTTATGCCAAAGGAAAGGTGTAATAATTCATGAAGCAGAAGCCTGTCCAGATCACATTCATATGTTGATCAGTATTCCACCCAAATTCAGCGTTTCTCATGTGATGGGATACTTAAAAGGTAAGAGTTCGCTCATAATCTTTGAAAGACACGCAAACTTAAAATATAAGTTTGGGTCGAGGCACTTTTGGTGCAGGGGCTACTTTGTCGATACTGTCGGAAAAAATGCGAAGAGGATTGAGGAATACATTAAGAATCAATTACAGGAAGATATGGTAGCAGATCAAATCAGCATCAAAGAATACATTGACCCGTTTACGGGTGAGCCGGTAGAAAGATCCAAAAAATAAGCTGCTTTAGCAGCAGGAGGGAAAAGAGGGCGGCTGACAGCCGCTTCATGCGCTCTCACGAGCGCGGCCGGTAAAATGCCCTTATAGGGCATAGTCAAACCGCCGGCTAAGCCGGCGGTATTGATTATGGACTTTAGTTGGTTGAGCTCGGAACGAGCGAAACAATAAACCTCCCGCTATGCGGGAGCGCGTCAGCTAGTTCTACAAAAATGTCACCCTCCATATTAGAATAGTGAGTGTTCAAGCCACTAATTCAATAATAAGGAGGGTGACATCAATGGCCACCAAAGAGTATAGCCTTTCTCATACGAAGTGGATGTGTAAATACCACATCATCTTCACTCCAAAGTATAGAAGAAAAATTATTTATAATCAACTCAGAACGAACATGATCGATATTTTCAAGCGGTTATGTAAGTACAAAGGGGTTGAGATACTGGAAGGGCACATGATGCCAGATCATGTGCATCTTCTGGTGGCGATACCCCCAAAAATCTCTGTAGCGGCATTCATGGGGTACTTATAAGGGAAAAGCGCTATGATGATTTTTGAACAACATTCCAATCTGAAGTACAAATTTGGGAATCGGAACTTCTGGGCGCAGGGTTACTACGTGTCGACGGTCGGGCTCAATGAAGCAACGATCCGAAAGTATATCCAGGAACAGGAGAAAGAGGATATGCTGTCCGATAAGCTGAGTCTGAAGGAATATAAAGACCCGTTTACGGGTAAAGCGTAGTCAGTGCCTCGGTGGCTTGAACGAAGTGAAAGCCAGCGTCTTGAGGCGCTGGCTAGTTTCACACGGCATATTGCCGTGGAGCAAACCACCCGTTGTACGGGTGGTTATGATTGGCTCTTTGAATGATTTTTGCAAATAACATAAATTCCAGTGATTTATCTGTCCATACTATAGGCCTGATCCATCAAGTGAAGCCACGATCGAGAAGAATGAGATTGGATGCTCAATCCAACAAGGAGACCATCCAGGGAAAAATCGAATATAAGTTTATTGTTCAGCGTTATGATAAAGATCATCTAGATGAATCGTGGATCTGATGGTGGAGACGCTAGTAGTAACGATTCCGCCATTTTGTTTCAGGACTGGCTATAATCCCATCTGTCCGATCCTGATGCTCTCAAACTTCATAAATGACGGCATACCTCAGGTACATATGGACAGACAGGACATTGAGCTTGATTACCTCAGACGCTTCAATGTCCTCGTAGTCTGGGGCTCTCGGATCGACGAAGCCATGAAAAACGACATTGCCATCGCTGAGCCCTATCGAATCCCGGCAACAACCTTAAGCGGCATCCTTACGGTTAAAAGCCACGGTCAGAAGACCCCCAAATAGCATAAT is a window from the Clostridiaceae bacterium HFYG-1003 genome containing:
- a CDS encoding DUF1659 domain-containing protein, whose translation is MSVLKPKNQSLELIFLKTVSDTGKQALETRRFKNLKGDAAPDAIMSVAKAIAGISLGSFSQYQVTVSSELAEA
- a CDS encoding DUF2922 domain-containing protein; translation: MNTLVCKFKNKAGKAVSLRVPNVKDGLTAEEVNGLMALIISSNIFFVGDQELASAVSNEFNTSTVLG
- a CDS encoding DUF1659 domain-containing protein, producing the protein MSILKPKNQSLELIFLKSVSETGKQVLETRRFKNLKGEATPDAILTVAKAIAAISLGSFTQYQVTVSSELAQA
- a CDS encoding DUF2922 domain-containing protein; translation: MNTLVCKFKNKAGKSVSMRIPNVKAGLTAEEVNGLMDLMISSNIFYVGDQELASIQSNEFNTSTVLA
- a CDS encoding pyridoxamine 5'-phosphate oxidase family protein, with amino-acid sequence MQFRMKTHQLNQDQIENLLNNVQTGTLATIRPDGTPYVTPIHFVFFDDQLYFHGLPLGQKIENIKNTSAVCFAAYNMEKLLLDPAENPCDTNTQYQSVLIQGDASLITDLEVKRLILSKIIQKYTPHLADKPLPEGMVKGTAVLQVSCREITGKYYE
- a CDS encoding MBL fold metallo-hydrolase, with the protein product MKKRNFLVRRIIPALFGLGIVGQLFSPSPLEAENNKASLTKANQVSSITTGAATSTQALQTRLTAPIATKLPSTVPPSTTVPPSTIAPVTTTPSTTAAITTTPSTSPPVTSVSSAPTTPVIAENTSKDSGTMKVHFLDVGQGDAIFIELPNDQTMLIDAGPSSAGTEVAKYVRGKTSKLTYAVATHPHADHIGGMTSVIHSIDIERFIMPRKQHTTKTFEAMLDALISNRIKVTEAKAGVSLLDTADLDIDILGPSSSVSGTNLNNYSAIIRIKYKEADFLFVGDAETSALSKVTSMDMDVLKVGHHGSDTSSPLTFLKRIDPEYSVISVGSNGYGHPTRSALGNLNSVGSKVYRTDQSGTIIITTDGSKIAVNKSPAKIVASSPVTTTPSTKPSSTKPPESKPTTTKDRIVYGTKTGSKYHEAGCRYLSKSKIAMTLSKAKSSGLTPCSVCH
- a CDS encoding DUF3006 domain-containing protein; its protein translation is MVVTIDRFEGDYAVCEMEDMTFANLPKAFLPAGAQEGSKLSINLDAASQAADEARIEGKMNQLFND
- a CDS encoding AAA family ATPase, coding for MFEEFYGFKKTPFCRDLPTTELFPSNTLEESLSRLSYVAERQLFCVLTGECGTGKTTTIRRFRDQLDDSRYTLIYLADSKMTPRNFYKGMLDQLGAESRFYRGDAKRQLHKEIELMKGLHNKRPVVVVDEAHLLDREMLEEVRFLLNFRMDAVSPMALVLVGQVELWEKLQMQSYTAIRQRIDIQCKMQLMDHSQVKGYMKRHLEYAGIDHELFSDEATEAIYRYSGGSARLVNQVCTSTLIFGYQSGKRIIDDHMVKLVINGELS
- a CDS encoding DDE-type integrase/transposase/recombinase, translating into MSSLEIEWRHDMKDKEKAQEIATQRAILLAPLLSHDLDKGQIRVLKEQICREAGISERTLRRYLNSYQQKGFSGLIPQARVSQDSRAIPALVLDEAVRLRKEIPSRSVAEIIRIMEWEGLTEAGSIKRSSLQEKLQEKGYSGKHMAIYAAGGVATRRFQKRTRNKLWHSDIKYGCYLPIGPGNKPQQVYLVAFLDDATRMILHAQFYSNLEQSIVEDCFRKAILKWGIPEQAYFDNGRQFKNKWMSRACAKLGIRLIFAKPYSPEGTGKIEKFNQNIDRFLDEYKFDNSERSLEVMNERFWIWLEECYQNKPHTALNGTTPHQAYNLDPRPLKYLPAEKVANAFLHAETRKVDKSGCISFGGAKYEVGLPYVARSVEVVYDPSNTEELSIEYQDDKPFVVRKLVIGERVAPKPQLPEFLTPVKPTSSRLLDGAQKQNQKRKDKQQSTAISFKDIRKGGGSDV
- a CDS encoding DUF6431 domain-containing protein encodes the protein MEKSICPICHQSLKVIGSRRRSVINENGDVMILVLRRLRCTNPGCGKIHHELPDLLTPYKRQTTTILEQIITGQHEAVPVENSTIRRVRAWFNSRAHALVGALLSTYATVTQDYGVDFSDLPQSILERIFFFVGEPAGWLKKVVRILVNNHRWPHTQLA
- a CDS encoding IS3 family transposase; amino-acid sequence: MYSYEQRLKAVELLIKYDMSYAAVIRELGYPNSRSLRRWYYEYRDKGNLSKEFPIREQFSPDQKQAAVDYYLQHGKNLSRTCRILGYPHRETLDKWLRELAPEEKKLCRASRPGVRYTQDYKEQAVIALCSREKTAKEVAADYGTTRENLYNWHNQLLIKEPTVEMKLSKARAKKKDKENLKANNAEVDELQSSVLALTQERDDLKKEVHRLKIERDIYEKAAEIIKKDEGISIESLSNREKVIVINALRKTYSLAELLGVMQMAKSSYCYQAAAIRYDKYQEVRVQVRESFEASGHSYGYRRIHAELRAWGVVLSEKVVRRIMKEEKLIVPIVRHSKYNSYKGEITPAVDNVINRDFHSEKPNEKWLTDITEFGIPAGKVYLSPIIDCYDGMPVTWTIGTSPNADLVNTMLDDAIETLQDDEKPIVHSDRGSHYRWQGWIERMEQHGLIRSMSKKGCSPDNSACEGFFGRLKNEMFYGRSWKNVSIEQFIHEVNKYLCWYKDKRIKLSLGGLSPIQYRKSLGLSVPRISVDEC